One Candidatus Methylomirabilota bacterium DNA segment encodes these proteins:
- the msrA gene encoding peptide-methionine (S)-S-oxide reductase MsrA, whose product MRSSIPRRTIRRWTAAAAALSLALGLGVGARAVGFGGEAAVLVPPPAVDNPPVDNVSGATQVAVLAGGCFWGVQGVYQHVRGVQQVLSGYAGGTRETADYETVSRGASRHAESVEIRFDPKEVSYGEILQIYFSVVHDPTQLDRQGPDVGPQYRSNIFYADDTQKRIALAYIAQLDRARVFGRRIVTRVDPLGGFYPAEAYHQDFLIRNPTYPYIVVHDLPKLEHLKKTFPARYRERPITAGKSR is encoded by the coding sequence ATGCGAAGCTCGATCCCTCGGCGCACGATTCGGCGATGGACGGCCGCGGCGGCCGCCCTCTCGCTCGCCCTCGGCCTCGGGGTCGGAGCGCGCGCCGTCGGCTTCGGGGGCGAGGCCGCGGTGCTGGTGCCGCCCCCCGCGGTCGACAATCCGCCGGTCGACAATGTATCGGGGGCCACTCAGGTCGCGGTCCTCGCGGGCGGGTGCTTCTGGGGCGTCCAGGGCGTCTATCAGCACGTGCGCGGGGTCCAGCAAGTGCTGTCCGGCTATGCCGGCGGCACGCGCGAGACGGCCGACTACGAGACGGTCAGCCGGGGCGCGAGCCGTCACGCCGAGTCGGTGGAGATTCGCTTCGATCCGAAGGAGGTCTCTTACGGCGAGATCCTCCAGATCTACTTCTCGGTGGTGCACGATCCCACCCAGCTCGATCGCCAGGGGCCGGACGTCGGGCCGCAGTATCGGTCCAACATCTTCTATGCCGACGACACGCAGAAGCGCATCGCCCTGGCCTACATCGCCCAGCTCGACCGCGCCAGGGTCTTCGGCCGGCGGATCGTCACGCGCGTGGATCCGCTCGGAGGATTCTATCCCGCGGAGGCGTACCACCAGGACTTCCTGATCCGCAATCCGACGTACCCCTACATCGTGGTCCACGACCTGCCGAAACTCGAGCACCTGAAGAAGACGTTCCCCGCCCGCTACCGCGAGCGGCCGATCACCGCCGGGAAGTCCCGGTAG
- the modA gene encoding molybdate ABC transporter substrate-binding protein has protein sequence MRFVKMLALALAALLLGAPVVRAQEVTLSVAISLKDAIVELGRGFTAAHPGVALRYNFGASGDLQKQIEAGAPVDVFLSAAQRQMDELEKQSLIVATTRRAFARNVLTVVKPADSRLDVVKAVDLLEARVGKIAVGNPKSVPAGQYAEESLQKLDLWDRLQPKLVFAENVRQVLDYVARGEVDAGFVYTTDAATRAQGVKEAFRPLEDTYRPVIYPGAVVAASKQPALGGAFLDLLESPRGRTVLGRFGFQPPPAGAR, from the coding sequence ATGCGGTTCGTGAAGATGCTCGCGCTGGCTCTCGCGGCGCTCCTGCTCGGCGCGCCGGTCGTCCGCGCGCAGGAAGTGACGCTGTCGGTCGCGATCAGCCTGAAGGACGCCATCGTGGAGCTCGGCCGCGGATTCACCGCCGCGCATCCGGGCGTGGCGCTCCGGTACAACTTCGGCGCCTCCGGTGATCTGCAGAAGCAGATCGAGGCGGGCGCGCCGGTGGACGTGTTCCTCTCGGCGGCCCAGCGGCAGATGGACGAGCTGGAGAAGCAGAGCCTGATCGTGGCGACGACTCGTCGCGCCTTCGCCCGCAACGTGCTCACGGTGGTGAAGCCGGCGGACTCGCGTCTGGACGTCGTCAAGGCTGTCGATCTCCTCGAAGCGCGGGTCGGCAAGATCGCGGTGGGCAATCCCAAGAGCGTGCCCGCCGGGCAATACGCGGAGGAGAGCTTGCAGAAGCTCGACCTCTGGGATCGCCTGCAGCCCAAGCTCGTGTTCGCGGAGAACGTCCGACAGGTGCTCGACTACGTCGCGCGCGGCGAGGTCGACGCCGGGTTCGTGTACACCACCGATGCGGCCACGCGCGCCCAGGGCGTCAAGGAGGCCTTCCGTCCGCTCGAAGACACCTACCGCCCGGTGATCTATCCGGGGGCGGTGGTGGCGGCCTCGAAGCAGCCGGCCCTCGGGGGGGCGTTTCTCGATCTGCTCGAGAGCCCCCGGGGCCGAACCGTGCTGGGCCGGTTCGGCTTCCAGCCGCCGCCGGCCGGTGCCCGCTGA
- a CDS encoding molybdopterin-binding protein, producing the protein MRLSARNIFKGKILEVTKGTTTAHVKIDVGGGTVVFSSITNEAVESLGLKVGDPAYAVIKASDVMIGKD; encoded by the coding sequence ATGCGCCTGAGCGCCCGCAACATCTTCAAGGGCAAGATCCTCGAAGTCACGAAGGGTACGACCACCGCGCACGTCAAGATCGACGTCGGCGGCGGCACCGTGGTCTTCTCCTCGATCACGAACGAGGCGGTGGAATCGCTCGGGCTCAAGGTCGGGGATCCGGCCTACGCGGTCATCAAGGCCTCCGACGTCATGATCGGCAAGGACTGA
- the modB gene encoding molybdate ABC transporter permease subunit, whose amino-acid sequence MSPDSISALRLSFQVAVAATALNALVGIPIAYVLARRRFWGKSLVDLLVTLPLILPPTVVGYYLIVLLGRRGLLGRPLYELTGFTVAFTWYAAVIAATVMALPLLVRTVRAAIESVDRDLERAAYTLGRSELRTALEVTLPLARNGILAGMVLAFARALGEFGATLMLAGNIPGKTTTVPLSIYTAVQTGESGEAVALVAALTALSCVVLIAANRLGARAT is encoded by the coding sequence GTGAGCCCGGACAGCATCTCCGCCCTCCGGCTGTCGTTCCAGGTGGCGGTGGCGGCCACGGCGCTCAACGCGCTGGTCGGCATTCCCATCGCCTACGTGCTGGCCCGCCGGCGCTTCTGGGGCAAGAGCCTGGTGGATCTGCTGGTCACCCTGCCGCTGATCCTGCCGCCCACCGTGGTCGGCTACTACCTCATCGTCCTGCTCGGCCGCCGTGGGCTGCTCGGGCGCCCGCTCTACGAGCTGACCGGCTTCACGGTGGCCTTCACCTGGTACGCGGCGGTGATCGCGGCCACCGTGATGGCGCTGCCGCTCCTGGTGCGCACGGTGCGCGCCGCCATCGAGTCGGTGGACCGAGACCTCGAGCGCGCGGCCTACACGCTGGGCCGCTCCGAGCTGCGCACCGCGCTCGAGGTCACGCTGCCGCTGGCCCGCAACGGCATCCTGGCCGGCATGGTGCTGGCCTTCGCGCGCGCCCTCGGCGAGTTCGGTGCCACGCTGATGCTGGCCGGCAACATCCCCGGCAAGACCACCACCGTGCCGCTCTCGATCTACACCGCGGTGCAGACGGGAGAGAGCGGCGAGGCCGTCGCTCTGGTGGCGGCGCTCACCGCGCTGTCGTGCGTGGTGCTGATCGCGGCCAATCGGCTCGGGGCGCGGGCGACATGA
- a CDS encoding ABC transporter ATP-binding protein, translating to MTSRLEVSIRKSLPGFTLDVEWSAGDGVAALFGPSGAGKTLTLQCLAGLVRPDAGRIVVDGQVLFDAAAGIDVPPQRRRVGYVFQGYALFPHLTVRDNVGFGLRERSRADRTRRGDEVLARLGLDALAERYPRELSGGQRQRVALGRALATNPALLLLDEPLSALDLPLRQALRDELRAVLSDWGIAAVLVTHDLGEAYRLGDRIVVYEEGRVIQAAPRAELLWRPSSRAVARIMGIRNLVQGVTLKATADRIQLRWRGQLLEAVNSPIRSYLPAPDSPLAFYIRPEYVRLIRKDRDRVDGAHHMNLMSGTVVREVDLGTAWTLFLRLDEPGEPAQGDYDLELDVPRLVYEILEIERDRHWQFSLHRGAIHVLPSA from the coding sequence ATGACCAGCCGCCTCGAGGTGTCGATCCGCAAGTCGTTGCCCGGCTTCACCCTCGATGTCGAGTGGAGCGCGGGTGACGGTGTCGCCGCGCTCTTCGGTCCCTCGGGCGCGGGCAAGACGCTCACGCTCCAGTGCCTGGCCGGGCTGGTGCGTCCCGATGCGGGACGCATCGTGGTGGACGGCCAGGTGCTCTTCGACGCGGCCGCCGGCATCGACGTGCCGCCCCAGCGCCGACGCGTCGGCTACGTGTTCCAGGGCTACGCGCTCTTCCCGCATCTCACCGTGCGCGACAACGTCGGCTTCGGGCTCCGCGAGCGGAGCCGCGCGGATCGAACCCGGCGCGGGGACGAGGTGCTGGCCCGCCTCGGTCTCGACGCGCTGGCCGAGCGGTATCCGCGCGAGCTGTCGGGCGGCCAGCGCCAGCGGGTCGCGCTCGGGCGCGCCCTGGCCACCAATCCCGCCCTGCTCCTGCTCGACGAGCCGCTGTCGGCCCTCGACCTGCCGCTGCGCCAGGCCCTGCGCGACGAGCTGCGCGCCGTCCTCTCCGACTGGGGCATCGCCGCGGTGCTGGTCACCCACGATCTCGGCGAGGCCTACCGGCTGGGCGACCGCATCGTGGTGTACGAGGAGGGCCGCGTGATCCAGGCGGCGCCGCGGGCCGAGCTGCTCTGGCGGCCGTCGTCGCGCGCCGTCGCCCGCATCATGGGCATCCGGAACCTGGTGCAGGGGGTCACGCTCAAGGCCACCGCCGACCGCATCCAGCTCCGCTGGCGCGGGCAGCTGCTCGAGGCGGTGAACTCGCCCATACGCTCCTACCTGCCCGCGCCGGACAGCCCACTCGCCTTCTACATCCGGCCCGAGTATGTCCGGCTGATCCGGAAGGACCGCGACCGGGTGGACGGCGCCCACCACATGAACCTCATGTCCGGCACCGTGGTGCGCGAGGTGGACCTGGGCACCGCGTGGACCCTCTTCCTTCGGCTCGACGAGCCGGGCGAGCCCGCGCAGGGCGACTACGATCTGGAGCTGGACGTGCCGCGGCTCGTGTACGAGATCCTCGAGATCGAGCGCGACCGGCACTGGCAGTTCTCGCTCCATCGGGGCGCGATCCACGTGCTGCCGTCGGCGTGA
- a CDS encoding ABC transporter ATP-binding protein, whose translation MAVPVVALHAIRVVRGETTVLDVPDLAVDAGQVLAVIGPNGAGKSTLLRVMGLLETATAGSVRFQGERVSPADGLALRRRMASVFQEPLLTDATVRDNVALGLRFRGVAAARTAPRVAEWLELLEIAHLADRQARTLSGGEAQRTALARALVLEPELLLLDEPFSALDQPTRETLIEDLGRILRRRRATAVLVTHDRGEARALGDRVAVILRGRLLQVDQAGQVFRAPVSEEVARFVGVETLVECRVRAVTDGLAILEAGPQTIEVAQPAEACEWVRLCVRPEDVTLSARTGDAPSSARNHLAGHIVRMAASGPHVRVTIDCGFPLVALVTQRSVDELRLATGSPVTAHFKATAPHLLRHSRSLDSPESGGV comes from the coding sequence ATGGCCGTCCCGGTCGTCGCGCTGCACGCCATCCGGGTGGTCCGCGGCGAGACGACCGTGCTGGACGTCCCCGACCTGGCGGTGGACGCGGGCCAGGTCCTCGCCGTGATCGGGCCCAACGGGGCCGGCAAGTCCACCCTGCTGCGCGTGATGGGGCTGCTGGAGACCGCGACGGCGGGCAGCGTGCGCTTCCAGGGCGAGCGGGTGAGCCCGGCCGACGGCCTGGCGCTCCGCCGGCGCATGGCCAGCGTCTTCCAGGAGCCGCTGCTCACCGACGCGACCGTGCGCGACAATGTCGCCCTGGGGCTTCGCTTCCGGGGCGTCGCCGCGGCCAGGACGGCGCCGCGGGTGGCCGAGTGGCTCGAGCTGCTGGAGATCGCGCACCTGGCCGACCGCCAGGCCCGCACGTTGTCCGGCGGAGAGGCCCAGCGCACCGCGCTGGCCCGGGCCCTGGTGCTCGAGCCCGAGCTGCTCCTCCTGGACGAGCCGTTCTCGGCGCTCGATCAGCCGACGCGGGAGACGCTGATCGAGGACCTGGGCCGGATCCTGCGGCGCCGCCGGGCGACCGCGGTGCTGGTCACCCACGACCGGGGCGAGGCCCGGGCGCTCGGGGATCGGGTCGCGGTGATCCTCCGGGGGCGGCTCCTCCAGGTCGACCAGGCGGGCCAGGTGTTTCGCGCGCCGGTCTCCGAGGAGGTCGCGCGCTTCGTCGGCGTCGAGACCCTGGTGGAGTGTCGGGTCCGCGCGGTGACCGACGGGCTGGCCATCCTCGAGGCCGGCCCGCAGACCATCGAGGTCGCCCAGCCGGCCGAGGCGTGCGAGTGGGTTCGGCTCTGCGTTCGTCCGGAGGACGTCACGCTCTCGGCCCGCACCGGCGACGCGCCGTCGAGCGCGCGCAACCATCTCGCCGGGCACATCGTGCGCATGGCCGCGAGCGGACCCCATGTGCGCGTGACCATTGATTGCGGGTTTCCTCTCGTGGCGCTCGTGACGCAGCGCTCCGTCGACGAGCTGCGGCTCGCAACGGGCAGTCCGGTGACCGCGCACTTCAAGGCCACTGCGCCGCACCTGCTGCGCCACTCCCGAAGCCTTGACAGTCCGGAGAGCGGGGGAGTATAA
- a CDS encoding YdcH family protein translates to MPDAEAFIERLTTENHDFRKLREEHQRYERELTDLNGRGFLSPEQQWRVSELKKLKLIAKDRMEVLLRHARAATHA, encoded by the coding sequence ATGCCCGACGCCGAAGCTTTCATCGAGCGGCTCACCACGGAGAACCACGATTTCCGCAAGCTCCGCGAGGAGCACCAGCGCTACGAAAGAGAGCTGACCGACCTCAACGGTCGGGGCTTTCTCTCTCCCGAGCAGCAGTGGCGTGTGAGCGAGCTGAAGAAGCTCAAGCTCATCGCGAAGGATCGGATGGAGGTCCTCCTCCGACACGCGCGCGCCGCGACGCACGCCTGA
- the moaC gene encoding cyclic pyranopterin monophosphate synthase MoaC: MSTPRNVQGFRGLSHLTPAGEARMVDVSAKSETVREAAARVTLRMRPATLGAVRAGQLAKGDVLGVARTAGIMAAKRTPDLIPLCHPLRITGVDVEFVLDSRRSTITVLARVRTVDKTGVEMEALTAAAVAGLTVYDMVKAVDRGVVLTDLCLVEKSGGKSGTWKRPRFPRRRP, from the coding sequence ATGTCCACGCCGCGGAACGTGCAGGGCTTCCGCGGCCTGTCCCACCTGACTCCCGCCGGTGAGGCGCGCATGGTGGACGTCTCCGCCAAGTCGGAGACGGTCCGCGAGGCGGCCGCCCGAGTGACCCTCCGGATGAGGCCGGCGACGCTCGGCGCCGTCCGCGCCGGCCAGCTCGCCAAGGGCGACGTCCTCGGAGTGGCCCGCACCGCGGGCATCATGGCGGCCAAGCGCACCCCCGATCTGATCCCGCTGTGCCATCCGCTGCGGATCACCGGCGTGGACGTGGAGTTCGTGCTCGACTCGCGCCGGTCCACGATCACCGTGCTCGCGCGCGTGCGCACGGTGGACAAGACCGGCGTGGAGATGGAGGCGCTGACCGCGGCCGCGGTGGCCGGCCTCACCGTGTACGACATGGTGAAGGCGGTGGACCGGGGCGTGGTCCTCACCGACCTGTGCCTCGTGGAGAAGTCCGGCGGCAAGTCCGGCACCTGGAAGCGTCCTCGCTTCCCGCGGCGCCGCCCATGA
- a CDS encoding acetoin utilization protein AcuC, with the protein MTTTAIVYSDEWRHFDYGREHPLRMERLGLTWRLMEAYGLTALPRAKVFAPEAAPLDQIARFHSREYIEILRAVSAGDWVPHAARYGLGPGDNPIFPGVWEAAQLAAGGSLLAAQLVAGGEVDRAFHFAGGLHHAMPGRASGFCYVNDAVLAIMHLRGRGLRVAYVDIDAHHGDGVQFAFYDDPQVLTISTHERGDRLFPGTGFVVEMGEGDGLGYSVNVPLQPLTDDSVYHEAFEAVVPPLVTAFRPDALVIQLGIDSHRTDPLTHLSLTVQGFDRAVRRLLPLAPRVVALGGGGYDLANVARAWTAAWAAMNDVALPDALPPESHPDMQRLGLAHMTLSDPVETVPPETHRWTEDYARRQVGEIHERIFPRHGL; encoded by the coding sequence ATGACCACGACCGCGATCGTCTATTCCGACGAGTGGCGCCACTTCGACTACGGGCGCGAGCATCCGCTGCGCATGGAGCGGCTCGGGCTCACGTGGCGGCTCATGGAGGCCTACGGTCTCACCGCGCTGCCCCGCGCCAAGGTCTTCGCGCCCGAGGCGGCGCCGCTCGATCAGATCGCCCGCTTCCACAGCCGTGAGTACATCGAGATCCTCCGCGCGGTGAGCGCGGGCGACTGGGTGCCCCACGCCGCGCGCTACGGTCTGGGCCCGGGCGACAACCCGATCTTCCCGGGGGTGTGGGAAGCGGCGCAGCTGGCGGCGGGCGGCTCCCTGCTGGCCGCGCAGCTCGTGGCCGGCGGCGAGGTGGACCGCGCGTTCCACTTCGCGGGCGGGCTCCACCACGCGATGCCCGGGCGTGCCTCGGGCTTCTGCTACGTCAACGACGCGGTGCTGGCGATCATGCACCTGCGCGGACGCGGCCTGCGGGTGGCCTACGTGGACATCGACGCCCATCACGGAGACGGCGTGCAGTTCGCCTTCTACGACGACCCCCAGGTGCTGACGATCTCCACCCACGAGCGGGGCGATCGGCTCTTTCCCGGCACCGGCTTCGTGGTGGAGATGGGCGAGGGCGACGGCCTGGGCTATTCCGTCAACGTGCCGCTCCAGCCGCTCACCGACGACTCGGTCTACCACGAGGCGTTCGAGGCGGTGGTGCCGCCGCTGGTGACCGCGTTCCGGCCGGACGCGCTGGTCATCCAGCTCGGCATCGACTCGCACCGGACCGACCCGCTCACCCACCTGAGCCTCACCGTGCAGGGCTTCGACCGCGCGGTGCGCCGGCTGCTGCCGCTGGCTCCGCGCGTCGTCGCCCTCGGGGGCGGCGGCTACGACCTCGCCAACGTGGCCCGGGCCTGGACCGCGGCGTGGGCGGCCATGAACGACGTGGCGCTGCCGGACGCTCTGCCGCCCGAGAGTCACCCCGACATGCAGCGGCTCGGCCTTGCGCACATGACCCTGAGCGATCCCGTCGAGACGGTGCCGCCCGAGACGCACCGCTGGACCGAGGACTACGCCCGGCGCCAGGTCGGCGAGATCCACGAGCGGATCTTTCCGCGGCACGGGCTGTAG
- a CDS encoding adenylate/guanylate cyclase domain-containing protein, producing MAVAGTAPIRVPLKVKLSLLITALVVLTVALVGLFLLRQQQQSLTAEMTKRGLTMAENFAAGAKTPLLTGDDLTLGVLVTDAMKDPDVAYVIVADHDGKVLAHSDPRAAVKTAVERPKGLRPLKDRLLVQSYKAPQGRIIDFAVPLVYSSVPVGALYLGFSEEAIHAALASARNQALLITLLMVLAGLGGAVGLAALLSRPIFRLVRATGAIAAGNFNISLPVASRDELGALTESFNHMARSLREKEMIKRAFTRYVAREVVEEILKNPEKLALTGERREVTVLFCDVRGFTPMSERMNPEEVVLLLNDFYNLMIETTFKHDGTLDKFLGDAVMAVFGAPMAHPDHSERAIRTALAMQEGIGGLNERRAREGKEPITVGIGVSAGEAVAGTVGTEDRMEYTVIGDSVNLAARLESSAKPGQILISHRTYERVHDLVETRPLGRIRVKGKEEEVEVHEVLGLLP from the coding sequence GTGGCCGTCGCGGGCACCGCTCCGATCCGGGTGCCGCTGAAGGTCAAGCTCAGCCTGCTGATCACCGCGCTGGTCGTGCTCACGGTGGCCCTCGTCGGTCTCTTCCTGCTTCGCCAGCAGCAGCAGAGCCTGACCGCGGAGATGACCAAGCGCGGCCTCACCATGGCCGAGAACTTCGCGGCGGGGGCCAAGACGCCGCTGCTCACCGGCGACGACCTGACCCTCGGCGTCCTCGTCACCGACGCCATGAAGGATCCCGACGTGGCCTACGTGATCGTGGCCGATCACGACGGCAAGGTCCTCGCCCACTCCGACCCGCGGGCCGCGGTGAAGACCGCGGTGGAGCGTCCCAAGGGACTGCGGCCGCTGAAGGACCGGCTGCTGGTGCAGTCCTACAAGGCCCCGCAGGGCCGCATCATCGACTTCGCGGTCCCCCTCGTCTACAGCAGCGTGCCGGTCGGCGCGCTCTACCTCGGCTTCAGCGAGGAGGCCATCCACGCGGCGCTGGCCAGCGCCCGCAACCAGGCGCTGCTCATCACGCTGCTGATGGTGCTGGCCGGCCTGGGCGGGGCGGTCGGCCTCGCCGCGCTGCTCTCGCGCCCGATCTTCCGCCTGGTGCGCGCCACCGGCGCGATCGCGGCGGGCAACTTCAACATCTCGCTGCCGGTGGCGTCGCGCGACGAGCTGGGCGCGCTCACCGAGTCCTTCAACCACATGGCGCGGAGCCTGCGCGAGAAGGAGATGATCAAGCGCGCCTTCACCCGCTACGTGGCGCGCGAAGTGGTCGAGGAGATCCTGAAGAACCCGGAGAAGCTGGCCCTGACCGGGGAGCGCCGGGAGGTCACCGTGCTCTTCTGCGACGTGCGCGGCTTCACCCCGATGTCGGAGCGCATGAATCCCGAGGAGGTCGTGCTGTTGCTCAACGACTTCTACAACCTGATGATCGAGACCACCTTCAAGCACGACGGCACCCTGGACAAGTTCCTCGGCGACGCGGTGATGGCGGTCTTCGGCGCCCCCATGGCGCATCCCGACCACTCCGAGCGCGCCATTCGCACCGCGCTCGCCATGCAGGAGGGCATCGGCGGGCTGAACGAGCGCCGCGCCCGCGAGGGCAAGGAGCCGATCACGGTGGGCATCGGGGTCAGCGCGGGCGAGGCGGTGGCCGGCACGGTGGGCACCGAGGACCGGATGGAGTACACGGTCATCGGCGACAGCGTCAACCTGGCCGCGCGGCTGGAGTCCAGCGCCAAGCCCGGCCAGATCCTGATCAGCCATCGCACCTACGAGCGCGTGCACGACCTGGTGGAGACGCGGCCGCTCGGGCGCATCCGCGTGAAGGGCAAGGAGGAGGAGGTCGAGGTCCACGAGGTGCTCGGCCTGCTTCCCTAG
- a CDS encoding polysaccharide deacetylase family protein — protein sequence MNRTARARALALGGTALLLSACASMGPSTDPAAPTATPAARPAPAQSAPRPAAYQSDDFVVTFAQAGDTPETLAARYLGGADRAWMIEDYTGMRAFAPGQEVVIPRKPWNLSGVTPGGYQIVPILTYHNLAEQAKGRLVLAASSFREQMRYLKTNGYRVVSLADFIEFTRLNRQLPQRAVVLTFDDGYRAFKDYAYPVLKELGFTATLFVYTDWVGAGRAALSWSDLRELSADGFDVQAHTKTHADLRRATGETEVQYARRMQAELEQPQELFSKNLGHRSQILAYPYGRWEEGLLPKVTEHGYIAAFSVRRQGNASFVRPLTGHRSQIYSEMTLDDFVRNLNVFQEENLR from the coding sequence ATGAATCGGACCGCTCGCGCGCGCGCGCTGGCCCTCGGGGGTACCGCGCTCCTCCTCTCGGCCTGCGCCTCGATGGGGCCCTCGACGGACCCGGCGGCCCCGACCGCCACCCCCGCGGCCCGGCCCGCGCCCGCGCAATCCGCGCCGCGGCCCGCCGCGTACCAGTCCGACGATTTCGTCGTCACCTTCGCCCAGGCGGGAGACACTCCCGAGACGCTCGCCGCGCGCTACCTGGGCGGCGCCGACCGGGCGTGGATGATCGAGGACTACACCGGGATGCGTGCCTTCGCCCCCGGCCAGGAAGTCGTGATCCCGCGCAAGCCGTGGAACCTCTCCGGGGTGACGCCGGGCGGCTACCAGATCGTGCCGATCCTCACCTACCACAACCTCGCCGAGCAGGCGAAGGGCCGGCTGGTGCTGGCGGCCTCGAGCTTCCGCGAGCAGATGCGGTATCTCAAGACCAACGGCTACCGCGTGGTGAGCCTCGCCGATTTCATCGAGTTCACTCGCCTCAACCGTCAGCTGCCGCAACGGGCGGTGGTGCTGACCTTCGACGACGGCTACCGCGCGTTCAAGGACTACGCCTATCCGGTGTTGAAGGAGCTGGGGTTCACCGCCACCCTCTTCGTCTACACGGACTGGGTCGGGGCCGGGCGCGCGGCGCTGTCGTGGAGCGACCTGCGCGAATTGTCCGCCGACGGCTTCGACGTCCAGGCCCACACCAAGACCCACGCCGACCTGCGCCGCGCCACCGGCGAGACCGAGGTGCAGTACGCGCGCCGCATGCAGGCCGAGCTGGAGCAGCCGCAGGAGCTGTTCAGCAAGAACCTCGGCCACCGCAGCCAGATCCTGGCCTATCCCTACGGCCGCTGGGAGGAGGGCCTGCTGCCCAAGGTGACGGAGCACGGCTACATCGCGGCCTTCTCGGTGCGCCGGCAGGGCAACGCCTCCTTCGTGCGGCCGCTGACCGGGCACCGCAGCCAGATCTATTCCGAGATGACCCTGGACGACTTCGTGCGCAACCTCAACGTTTTCCAGGAGGAGAATCTGCGGTGA
- a CDS encoding LysM peptidoglycan-binding domain-containing protein gives MTRARGLSLLAAMLALGGCATAGGGTRPAPSAKAPAAASAPVAADPIAVRHRQQAEALERDGQLRRAAEEWKIVLTITPGDAKARESLRVLQTKIEQQVGERVDEGRKALARGVQVEARRKFLAALALDPGNRGAFDLLQSNTREVEFITHTVRAGDTLSALAQRYYGDRSRSEVIWETNQLPPNPRLAPGSTLKIPEIPGVPFVHAEARKPPPVVAAVPTPDMPRSAPVAPAAPAPAPPAKEELAPEVNPLLAEAREALERSDYPDALGTVDKYLAGKPGDRDGIALRKQALYGQAKSQMEAKQYPESIQSLTMLTRMQPDYEDAPALLKQARTRTIEQHYTQGVRFYREEKLKEAIAEWRVVLEMDPNHANARRNIDQAEKLLKGLEQRMKK, from the coding sequence GTGACGCGGGCGCGCGGGCTCTCGCTGCTCGCCGCGATGCTCGCCCTCGGCGGCTGCGCGACCGCCGGCGGTGGCACCCGCCCCGCGCCGAGCGCCAAGGCGCCGGCCGCGGCCTCCGCGCCGGTCGCCGCCGACCCGATCGCGGTCCGCCATCGCCAGCAGGCCGAGGCGCTCGAGCGGGACGGGCAGCTCCGCCGCGCCGCCGAGGAATGGAAGATCGTGCTCACGATCACCCCGGGCGACGCGAAGGCACGCGAGAGTCTGCGCGTGCTGCAGACGAAGATCGAGCAGCAGGTGGGCGAGCGCGTCGACGAGGGGCGCAAGGCACTCGCCCGCGGCGTGCAGGTGGAGGCGCGGCGCAAGTTCCTCGCCGCGCTCGCGCTCGATCCGGGCAACCGGGGCGCGTTCGATCTCCTGCAGAGCAACACCCGGGAGGTGGAGTTCATCACCCACACCGTCCGGGCCGGGGACACCCTGAGCGCGCTGGCCCAGCGCTACTATGGGGACCGCTCGCGCTCCGAGGTGATCTGGGAGACCAACCAGCTGCCGCCGAACCCGCGCCTCGCCCCCGGCAGCACGCTCAAGATCCCCGAGATCCCGGGCGTGCCGTTCGTGCACGCCGAGGCGCGCAAGCCGCCGCCGGTGGTGGCGGCAGTGCCGACCCCGGACATGCCGCGCTCGGCGCCGGTCGCGCCGGCCGCGCCCGCTCCCGCCCCTCCGGCGAAGGAGGAGCTCGCGCCCGAGGTCAATCCTCTGCTGGCCGAGGCGCGCGAGGCGCTCGAGCGCAGCGACTACCCCGACGCGCTGGGCACGGTGGACAAGTACCTGGCCGGCAAGCCGGGGGATCGCGACGGCATCGCGCTGAGGAAGCAGGCGCTCTACGGCCAGGCCAAGAGCCAGATGGAGGCCAAGCAGTATCCGGAGTCCATCCAGAGCCTGACCATGCTGACGCGCATGCAGCCGGACTACGAGGACGCGCCGGCCCTGCTCAAGCAGGCCCGTACGCGTACCATCGAACAGCACTACACGCAGGGCGTGCGGTTCTATCGGGAGGAAAAGCTGAAGGAGGCGATCGCGGAGTGGCGTGTGGTGCTCGAGATGGATCCCAACCACGCGAACGCTCGCCGCAACATCGACCAGGCGGAGAAGCTCCTGAAGGGGCTCGAGCAACGCATGAAGAAATAG